The nucleotide window CTGGGTATTTAGAATTAGATAACAACATTCGATATTTTTACAGTAAAATTATTTTGGATAGATTTATGAAAAATAATTTTTCGCACCGCTCATATTTATTTTTATAACTGACTTGCCATTATTTTTTATTAGATTTTGGTAAGTCAGTTTTTTTTATCATCAAATGGTAATGAAATGAGAAAAGTAATTTACCCAGCACATTCGATCCTGTTACTTACGGTCATATTGATATAGTCAAAAGAGCTAGTGAACTATTTGATTGGGTGGTGGTAACGGTTGCTGTTAATCAATCCAAGCAGCCATTATTCTCAACTGAAGAGCGTCTTGAAATGCTAAGGGGAAGTTTGAAAGAATTCAAAAACATTTCTGTAGATTATTTTGACGGCTTGGTGGTTGACCATGCACACAGCGTTGGTGCCACGGGCATTATCAGGGGTCTGCGTGCTGTAAGTGATTTTGAATATGAATTTCAAATGGCGTTGATGAATAGAAAATTAGCCGCAGACATCGCAACAATATTTTTAATGCCGCACGAGAAATATACATATCTGAATTCATCCATTGTCAGAAACCTTGCAAGTCTGAAAGCCGATGTGAGCGAGTTTGTGCCTGCGATTGTTAAAGAAAAATTGAAATTGAAATTCACTTAATTTTATGCGGGTATCTCTAAAAATCTTCAAAGTTTAATATCAAGGTTTTAGAAGTTACTTTAATGTCAAACATCTATAAATAACTGAAGTTACACAAAACAGTAAATAATGAATGTCATGAAGCTGTCTCATAAGACACAATTTGTCATCCTGAGCTTGTCGAAGGATGACGATTAATTTATATATCAAAATCACACTTCGATGGTGGCAATGCCACCACTCAGTGTGACAGTAAAAATTACTTTTGAGACAGCCTCATCCACTGTTCTAAAATAAACGAAAAATGGATAGACCTTAAAATTCATTTTGCGTAACTTCAGTAAATATTTTGAGCATGTATTTAATTAAATAACTGATTATGTTTCGGTAGAAAAATAAATCATCTTCTTTATAAATACTTTGGAGAAACGATGAAACTATTAAACTATTTCTATCATTGCCTTCTTTCTTTCATTCTACTTTATTCTACCTCTCTTCCACAGCAAATAACCTGGCTGCATACTACCGGACCTGTCGCTGAATCAATAAAATGCTTCTCAGTTTTACAGGAAGGGACTATGCTTTGCGGCACAGCTTCAAATGGAATTTATATATCGAATGATTTCGGAAATAGCTGGAGCAATTCGAGCACCGGGCTTTCTGCTTCCGATGTTAATTCAATTTACAAAGCACAGAGTGGAACTGTGTTTGCAGGACTGAATGGCGGGGGGGTTAATAAATCAACTAATTCCGGTGAAAGCTGGGAACAGACTGCGATTTCCCTATTAAGCATAACTTCAATATCAGAAAATTCATCGGGAGATATATTTGCCGCAGGCTGGGGTGCAATTTATAAAAGTACGGATGACGGAGTTAGCTGGGATACCTTATCCAATGGATTACCCTCTGCAGATTGGATTGAAGCATTAGTTATAAATACTTCGCAAAGAATAATTTGTGTTACCGGAATAAATGGAGTCTTTTATTCTGATGACAATGGAGAAAGTTTTATATCATCGGGTTTATCCGGTGTCGAACTTAATTCAATTGTTAAAAATCCTTTTGATTATCTTTTTGTTTCAAGTAATGGAAGCGGGGTGTATAAATCCACAGACAATGGTTTGAACTGGACAGAAGTAAACAGCGGCTTAAATGATCTATTCGTTAACACTCTTTGGAGCGACAATAATAATAATCTCTTTGCCGGATTAAAAAATGGAAGAGTTTATCTTTCAATTAATAATGGAACGATATGGCAGCCGATCACTACTGCTTATTCACTATCCGAGGTAAATTCAATTCTGTCTGATTTAAGTCAAAACGTTTTTGCCGGGACAAATCTTAATGGAATTTTTTGTGCTTCTGAGGGCAGCTACAAATGGAATCAATGCAATGAAGGATTGAAATCATCCGAAGTTATAAATTTGCTTGCAATAGACAGCACTCAGGTTTTTGCTGCTACCAATCTTAATGGAATTTTCAGAACATCAAATAAAGGCGGTACGTGGATAAATAATGCACTGCAAGGTAATATTGGAATGACATTATCATTAAGCAATAATAAAAATATTTACGCCGGACTTTTTGCCGAGATTGGGTTCTTCGGTGATAAACTCCGCTCAGATGATAACGGCTATTCGTGGATTTCAATAGGTGCGGGGCTTCCAATAGAACCGGCTTATGATTTTGCTTTTACAAAGCATGATGAGGTTTACACTGCTATTGCTGGCGCAAGTGCTGAGATTTATTACTCTTCAGATTCAGGCAGCAACTGGAATAAAATCAGCGGTTCACTTTCTAATCCTGTTTATTCAGTTGCGGTAAATTCATTGGGGACAATATTCGCCGGCAGCAATTCAGGGATAATATATCGCTTAGCTGCGGGTGCGTTAAATTGGACTGAACTTGATGTTAATTCACCAAACGCTGCAATTACGAAAATAGCAGTTAATCATAAAGATTATATTTTTGCAGTATCGAACACAGGCGGGGGTATATTTCGTTCAACTGATAACGGAAATAACTGGCAAAGTTTAGCAGCAGGACTTTTAGATACGGTTATTACATCAATTTATATTGACCCGAATGATTTAGTCTTTATTGCTACAAGCACACAGGGAGTTTACTACTCAAAAGAAAATGGAGATACATGGATACCAACGAGTTCATTAATTCCATTACCGAATGTAACTTCACTTACAATGGATGATGAAGGCTATCTCTATGCAGGCACAAGATTCAATGGTGTTTATAGAACTTTCCAAACGTTAACTGATGTTGAAGATCAGCCGGCTGCTTACCCATCGGAGTTTTTACTTGAGCAGAATTACCCCAACCCGTTTAATCCGAGCACTAAAATAAGGTGGCAGGCGCCAGCGGGCAGTTGGCAAACTTTAAAGATTTATGATGTCCTTGGAAACGAAATAGCAATACTTGTAAACGAATATCGTGAAGCAGGAAGTTATGAAATCAATTTTGATGCTTCATCATTTTCGAGCGGTGTTTATTACTATCAGTTGAAAGTAGGAAATTTTATTGAGACCAGGAAGATGATTTTACTAAGGTGATAAAGTTGTGTCTGTGACAAAACGGCAAATACGACTTAAAAATTTAACGTAGGTATAATAGCAGTACAATAGGAGTGAAATAGGTGTATAATAGGTAAGCAATAGGTGTTTTGGCTTAAAACGTTAAAAAAACGAACTTTTTAAAAACACTAATTTTAGTTTCTGCTAAAATGGCAGAGGGATTAGATGACTGTTGAGGGAAGCAGGAAATTGGAAGGTGGGAAGTATGGCAATTTGGATCCAAGGCTAGAGCAAACCTCGCGATTTGTTTTGTAACCTTGGGGGTTTTTGATAACTCATCCCCAATGAGGCTATCTCAAAAGTAATTTTTACTGTCACACTGAGTGGCACTGCCATCGAAGTGTGAATTCACTAGGGCATTACCAACAATCTTCGATGGCATTGCCACTCAGACTGACAAAATTGGACTTTTGAGACAGCCTCGATTTTAACAAGTTGATTTCATTGATATATTCTTTTTTAACGGCATTGCTCATAGATAACCTCAAAATTGTTGGTTACCTATATTATGATCCAACGACCTTTTTCTTAATCTCCTTTGGTTACTTTATTTTTGAACTACTGCGTCTTTCCAGCCCAAGGATTATAAAACATTGTTAAAACTTTAATCTTTTGTTATTTTAATTAAGTTGTTTTAGGATCTGATATACGATTTGTTAAACTTCCCTTCACTATACACTTTCAAGAGTGCTGAAAGGTGAGTAAGCTGATTCAAAAATAATAAAATTTAAATGTATCAACCCTATGGCTAAAACTCCGAAACAAAAAAAACAAAAAAGCATCGAAGAAACTCTTTGGGATTCTGCCAATAAACTCCGCGGCTCTGTGGAACCATCTGAATATAAACACGTGGTGCTTGGCTTAATCTTCTTAAAGTTTGCTAATGATAAATTTGAAGAACGAAAACAGGAATTGATATCCGAAGGTAAAGAAAAGTATATCGGTATGACCGAGTTCTATACCGCAAAAAATGTTTTCTTTTTACCGGAGGAATCCCGCTGGTCCTATCTAATCCAGAATGCAAAACAACCGGAGCTTGCTCTTATAATTGATACTGCACTAGCCATTGTTGAAAAAAATAATCCTGCTCTGCAAGGTGCGTTACCAAATAATTATTATTCACGAATAAGTTTAGATCAAAGTAAACTTGGTGCTTTAATCGATACAATCAATAACATTAATACAATCGAGGATAAACAGAGCGATATAGTCGGTCGTGTTTATGAATACTTCTTGTTAAAGTTTGCAATTGCAGAAGGCAAAGGCAAAGGTGAGTTCTACACTCCCAAAAGTATTGTTAACCTTATAGCTGAAATGATTGAACCATACTCAGGTAAAGTATATGATCCCTGTTGCGGTTCCGGCGGTATGTTCGTTCAATCAATTAAATTTGTTGAAAGTCATCACGGCAATAAAAAAAATATTTCTATTTATGGACAGGAAGCCACAAACACCACTTACAAATTAGCTAAAATGAATCTTGCTATCCGCGGCATATATGCAAACTTTGGTGAAAAAGCTGTTAGCACATTTACAAACGATCAGCATAAAGATCTTAAAGCTGATTTTATTATGGCTAATCCTCCGTTCAACCAAAAAGATTGGCGCGCTGCTGATGAACTTATCAACGACCCGCGCTGGGCTGGTTATGAAGTGCCTCCGACTGGTAATGCAAACTACGCCTGGATTCTTAATATCGTTTCCAAACTTTCTGCAAATGGTGTTGCCGGTTTCTTACTTGCTAATGGTGCACTTAGTGGTGATAATTCAGAAAAAGAAATTCGTAAAAAACTGATCCAGAATAATCTTGTAGAAGCTATTCTTGTTTTACCACGCAATATGTTTTACACGACTGATATAAGTGTTACCCTCTGGATTCTTAACAAGAATAAAAAAGCTCATACCATTGCACAGCCTGATAACATCCGCAAATATAGAGATCGTCAGAAGGAAATTCTTTTTATGGATCTAAGACAAATTGGTATCCCGTTCGAGAAAAAATATACCCAGTTTTCTGATGATGATATAAAACAAATTACTTCAACATACCATAACTGGCAGCAGACTGATTACAAAAAAACTTATAAAGACACACCCGAGTTTTGTTATAGTGCGCATTTCGATGAAATTGAAAAGAAAGATTTTTCTCTCGTACCTAGTAAATATATCGAGTTTATAAATCGGGATGAGAATATTGACTTTGATGAAAAAATGAAATCACTTCAATCTGAATTTTCTCAACTTCTTAAGTCTGAAGAACAATCAAAAAAAGATTTACTCAAAGTCTTTAAAGAACTGGGTTATGAGATCAAATTATAAAAAATTGGGAAACTACATTAGAGAAGTTAATGTTAGAAACTCTACTGCTGAAGAATTACCACTACTCGGAATAAATATAGATAAATTCTTTATGCCTTCAGTTGCGAATATTGTTGGTACAGATTTATCCACTTACAAACTTGTAAAAACTAGTCAATTTGCTTGCAACAGAATGCACGTTGGCAGAGACGAAAGATTGCCTGTTGCACTTTCAAATAGTCCGAATAATTTTATTGTATCTCCAGCTTATGATGTTTTTGAAATTATTGATCAAGATATACTTTTACCGGAATATCTAATGATGTGGTTTTCAAGAGGAGAATATGATCGTAATGCTTGGTTTTATACTGATGCAGATGTTCGTGGTGGATTGCATTGGGATGCTTTTTGTGAAATGACTTTACCCATTCCCCACCCTGATAAACAAAAAGAAATCGTTAAAGAATATAACACTATAGTAAACCGCATAAATCTAAATAACCAGCTAATTCAAAAACTCGAAGAAACTGCCCAGGCTATCTACAAACAATGGTTTGTTGATTTTGAATTCCCCGATGAAAATGGAAACCCCTACAAAAGTAGCGGTGGCGAAATGGTTTTCAATGAAGAATTAGAAAAAGAGATTCCAAAGGGTTGGGACTTAAAAATTGTCGGCGATATTGTTGATTGCAACTATGCAACATTGTCTTCACAAGATGATTATGAAACAATTGAATACTTGGACACGAGTAGTATCACCAACAATGAAATAGAAATAATTCAAATTCTAAATCCAACCGTGGATGAAATCCCAAGTAGAGCAAAGAGAAAAGTAAATCATAACGACATAATATTCTCAACTGTAAGGCCTAATCTCAAACATTTTGGAATATTGAAAAATCCAAAATCAAATATGATAGTTTCAACAGGATTCGCAGTTTTGAAACCGACATATCCGAATGTATGTGGAGAGTTAGTTTATTATTTAATTACTAATGAAGATAATATGCAAAGTTTGCAAGCAAGGGCAGAAATGAGCGTTTCAACATATCCATCAATTAATCCAGAAGACCTTTTAAACATCAATTTCATTTTGCCCTCTAAAGAAATTTTATTGTTAGCAAATACAATATTTCAATCTCATTCTGAATTATCGGACCGAAAGAAAAAGGAAATTAAATTATTGAGAAATATGAAAGAGCTACTTCTATCCAAATTAGCCACAATAGAAAATTAAAAATGTTAATTACAACAACATTTATAATTCAGCCTTTACCTTTAATATTCAAGATAAAAGCTCATTATTTGTCAAGTTTTTTGCGCAAAAAACTTGACATTTTAAGGCTCACATCATAGTTTTGTACTGTTATGAAAGTAGCAGAAAAAATATTAACACAAATTCAAAGCATTTCTGAAGATTCTACATTTGGTTATGAACAGCTTAACATAACTAAATCCGAGTATCTTACAGCAGCTAAAGCATTAGAGCGCCTGATAAAAAAAGGTATAATAAGAAAACTTTCCAAAGGCACATTCTATAAACCAAAAAAAACTATTTTCGGTGAGCTTCGCCCTGGAGATACAGAAATATTAAGACCATATTTATTCAGTAATGGCAAACGTGTAGCATACATTACAGGTACATATCTTTATAATCAATTGTACTTAACTACTCAAATGGCTTTTCGCATAAAAATTGCCAGCTTGTCAAAAAGGATATATATAAATACTGGTGCAATAAAAGCAACTCCGGTAAAAAGTTATGCTCAGGTAACTGATGATAATTACAGTTTGCTTGGTTACCTGGATGCAATGAAAGACCTTAAAATTATTCCGGATCTCGATATACAATCTGCTGTAGGTATTTTAATTAATATTGTAGAAAAACTTACTGCAGCACAAACTGCGGAAATTATTAAATATGCACTTCTCTACCCGCCTCGTGTTAGAGCTTTACTCGGTGCTATCTTAGAACAATTGAATAGAAAAAAAGGAATTGAAAAATTAAAGGAAACTCTTAACCCGCTAACGGGTTTCAAACTAGGATTAAGAAATACAAAATTAAAAACTGCATCAAACTGGGGTATTCAATGAACCTGCATAATAACACCGAACTATTTAAAACTGCGGTTACAGTTGCAGCTCAAGAGTTAGATATTCCATCTATATATATAGAAAAAGACTATTGGGTAACATTTGTATTGCATACTATTTTCCACAACGCTATTGGGCCGGATGTGGTATTTAAAGGTGGTACTGCACTTTCAAAATGCTTCAATTTAATCGATCGCTTTTCTGAGGATATCGATCTCGTAGTCTTACGTAAAGAGGGTGAATCAAATAACCAGCTCACTAATAAAATCAGAGATATAAGTCATATTGTATCTGCTGTCCTGCCGGAAGTTGAATTGGAAAATGTTACACAAAAAAGAGGTATGAATAGAAAAACTGCTTATAATTACAATAAGCTTTTTACAGGCAATTTCGGACAGGTAAGGGATGTAATAATTGTCGAAGCAAGCTGGCTGGGTAATTCCGAACCTCGTAGTAAGAAAAAAATCAGTTCATATATTTATGATATGATGCTTAAAAATGATCAGCTTAATATTGCTGAGAAACATGGTTTACTTCCCTTCGAAGCCATGGTGCTGGATCCAAAACGAACAATATGTGAAAAGATTATGAGTCTTGTTCGCTTCTCTTATACTGAAGATCCACTTGGGGACCTTAAGAAAAAGATTCGTCACACTTATGATTTGTATAAACTTTTAAATGATACTCAACTATCAGAATTCTTTAACTCAAAATCATTTGATTAATTAATTCTCAAAGTAGCAAATGATGATGTAATTAGTTATAAAAGTAATAATCAGTGGTTAGTAAATCATCCGTTAAAATCAAAAATATTTTCTAAGCTAGAAATAGTCTGGAAAGAATTAAAGGACACTTACAATGGTGCATTTAAGGATTTAGTTTTCAAGGATTTTCCGGGTGAAGAAAAAATACTTGCAAATCTATTAACAATTAAAAATAGACTTGAGAGCATTGAATGGAATATTGAAGTGGAGGCTAAAGAATGACTTATAATGAGGAAAGATTAGAAAATGCTGTTATCGCACTTTTTGAACAGCAGCAAATCCCTCACACAAAAGGAGAAACAATCCACAAAGAAATCAGCGATGTTCTGCTTCGTGATGACTTAAAACAATTTCTCTTCACTCAATACGCTGCTGAAAATATCACTCTAAACGAAGTACAATCAATCATCCGTCAATTAGATCTGCTTCCATCTTCATCATTATATGATAGTAACAAATCTTTCCTTAAAATGCTTTCCGATGGTTTTACTTTAAAGCGGGAAGATCGAAGCAAAAAAGATTTATTTATTCAGCTTGTTGATTATAATTCTGTCAACAATCTTCAATCTGCCTCACCGGCTAGTTTACTTCTGAAAGCTGCTGAGCCGCCTTCTTCATATTCTGCAGCAGATAATAATATTTACAAAATAGTAAACCAGCTCGAAATTCAGGGATATGAAAAACGAATTCCTGATGCAATATTATATGTAAATGGACTGCCGCTTGTAGTTATAGAATTCAAGAGCGCGATCAAAGAAGAAACCACAATTAAAGATGCATTCACTCAATTAACAGTTCGTTATCGGCGGGATATTCCGGAACTATTTAAATACAACGCTTTTTGTATTATCAGTGATGGTGTTAATAATAAAATAGGATCGCTTTTTGCCCCCTATAATTTTTTCTATGCCTGGCGTAAAGTAAATCCTGAAGATATTGCAGTAGATGGAATCGATTCACTTTATAGTTTGGTTAACGGACTATTTAATAAAACCAGGTTATTGGACGTGATTCAAAATTTTATCTTCTTCCCCGATACTCCAAAAGATGAAACTAAAATTGTTTGTCTTTACCCCCAGTATTATGCAGCAAGAAAAATTTTCAACAGCATTAAAACAAATATGCGTCCGGATGGGAATGGTAAAGGCGGTACATACTTTGGTGCTACAGGAAGCGGTAAAAGTTATACAATGCTTTACCTGGCTCGCATTTTAATGAAGAGTACATTTTTTAAAAGTCCTACAATAGTTCTGATCACTGATAGAACCGATCTCGATGATCAGCTTTCTGCACAATTCACAAATGCAAAACAGTTTATTGGTGATGAAAACATCATAAGTGTAGAAAGTCGTGATGAACTTAAAACTTATTTGAGAAATCGTAAAAGTGGTGGTGTATTTCTAACTACAATTCAAAAGTTTACTGAGCATCTGGAACTCCTCACAGAACGTACAAATGTTATCTGTATCTCAGATGAAGCTCATCGATCACAAATAAATCTCGATCAAAAAATTGTTGTAACCGCAAAAGGTGTTGAACGTAAATATGGTTTTGCAAAGTATCTCCACGATTCATTACCCAACGCAACCTATGTCGGTTTTACAGGTACCCCGATTGATGGCACTCTGAAGTATTTGGCGATGTTGTTGATGCTTATACTATGAAGGAATCTGTTGCTGATGAAATTACTGTAAAAATAATTTATGAAGGTAGAGCTGCAAAAGTTTTACTTAATGAAAAAAAGTTAAAGGAAATTGAAGAGTATTATAAAAATGCGCTGAAGAAGGTGCTAATGAATATCAGATAGAAGAAAGTAAACGCGCCACTACTCAACTGGAAACTATCTTAGGTCATCCGGATCGTATTGAGTTATTAGCTAAGGATTTTGTACAGCACTATGAAAAAGAATCGAGGAAGCAGCAACTGTAAAAGGTAAAGTAATGTTTGTCGCCGCAAGTCGCACAATTGCTTACAATCTTTACAAAGAAATAATCAAACTACGCCCTGCCTGGAATGAAATAAAAGAATGCGATGAAGGAATCGTATTATCAGAAAATGAACGTCGAGAAATAAAACCTTCTGAAAGAATAAAACTTGTAATGACTCGTAGCAAAGATGATCCAAAAGAACTATATGATTTAATTGGCACTAAAGAATATCGCAAAGAATTAGATCGTCAATTCAAGAATGATAAATCCAACTTTAAAATTGCCATTTTAGTGGATATGTGGATTACCGGATTCGACGTTCCATTCCTTGATACAATGTATATTGATAAACCTATTCAACAGCATTCACTTATCCAGACAATTTCAAGAGTTAACCGTGTTTATGAAGGCAAAGAAATGGGCCTTGTTGTAGATTACATTGGTATAAAAAGTAACATGAACATCGCTCTTGCTAAATATTCTAAAGTTGATGCAAATGATTTTGAAGATATCAACAAAGCAGTAGTTATAGTAAAAGATCAATTAGATTTATTATCAAAATTCTTTCACAAATTTGATAGTACAAATTATTTTCAAGGCTCTCCACTTCAGCAATT belongs to Ignavibacteriales bacterium and includes:
- the coaD gene encoding pantetheine-phosphate adenylyltransferase encodes the protein MDIVKRASELFDWVVVTVAVNQSKQPLFSTEERLEMLRGSLKEFKNISVDYFDGLVVDHAHSVGATGIIRGLRAVSDFEYEFQMALMNRKLAADIATIFLMPHEKYTYLNSSIVRNLASLKADVSEFVPAIVKEKLKLKFT
- a CDS encoding T9SS type A sorting domain-containing protein — protein: MKLLNYFYHCLLSFILLYSTSLPQQITWLHTTGPVAESIKCFSVLQEGTMLCGTASNGIYISNDFGNSWSNSSTGLSASDVNSIYKAQSGTVFAGLNGGGVNKSTNSGESWEQTAISLLSITSISENSSGDIFAAGWGAIYKSTDDGVSWDTLSNGLPSADWIEALVINTSQRIICVTGINGVFYSDDNGESFISSGLSGVELNSIVKNPFDYLFVSSNGSGVYKSTDNGLNWTEVNSGLNDLFVNTLWSDNNNNLFAGLKNGRVYLSINNGTIWQPITTAYSLSEVNSILSDLSQNVFAGTNLNGIFCASEGSYKWNQCNEGLKSSEVINLLAIDSTQVFAATNLNGIFRTSNKGGTWINNALQGNIGMTLSLSNNKNIYAGLFAEIGFFGDKLRSDDNGYSWISIGAGLPIEPAYDFAFTKHDEVYTAIAGASAEIYYSSDSGSNWNKISGSLSNPVYSVAVNSLGTIFAGSNSGIIYRLAAGALNWTELDVNSPNAAITKIAVNHKDYIFAVSNTGGGIFRSTDNGNNWQSLAAGLLDTVITSIYIDPNDLVFIATSTQGVYYSKENGDTWIPTSSLIPLPNVTSLTMDDEGYLYAGTRFNGVYRTFQTLTDVEDQPAAYPSEFLLEQNYPNPFNPSTKIRWQAPAGSWQTLKIYDVLGNEIAILVNEYREAGSYEINFDASSFSSGVYYYQLKVGNFIETRKMILLR
- a CDS encoding N-6 DNA methylase, whose protein sequence is MAKTPKQKKQKSIEETLWDSANKLRGSVEPSEYKHVVLGLIFLKFANDKFEERKQELISEGKEKYIGMTEFYTAKNVFFLPEESRWSYLIQNAKQPELALIIDTALAIVEKNNPALQGALPNNYYSRISLDQSKLGALIDTINNINTIEDKQSDIVGRVYEYFLLKFAIAEGKGKGEFYTPKSIVNLIAEMIEPYSGKVYDPCCGSGGMFVQSIKFVESHHGNKKNISIYGQEATNTTYKLAKMNLAIRGIYANFGEKAVSTFTNDQHKDLKADFIMANPPFNQKDWRAADELINDPRWAGYEVPPTGNANYAWILNIVSKLSANGVAGFLLANGALSGDNSEKEIRKKLIQNNLVEAILVLPRNMFYTTDISVTLWILNKNKKAHTIAQPDNIRKYRDRQKEILFMDLRQIGIPFEKKYTQFSDDDIKQITSTYHNWQQTDYKKTYKDTPEFCYSAHFDEIEKKDFSLVPSKYIEFINRDENIDFDEKMKSLQSEFSQLLKSEEQSKKDLLKVFKELGYEIKL
- a CDS encoding restriction endonuclease subunit S, whose translation is MRSNYKKLGNYIREVNVRNSTAEELPLLGINIDKFFMPSVANIVGTDLSTYKLVKTSQFACNRMHVGRDERLPVALSNSPNNFIVSPAYDVFEIIDQDILLPEYLMMWFSRGEYDRNAWFYTDADVRGGLHWDAFCEMTLPIPHPDKQKEIVKEYNTIVNRINLNNQLIQKLEETAQAIYKQWFVDFEFPDENGNPYKSSGGEMVFNEELEKEIPKGWDLKIVGDIVDCNYATLSSQDDYETIEYLDTSSITNNEIEIIQILNPTVDEIPSRAKRKVNHNDIIFSTVRPNLKHFGILKNPKSNMIVSTGFAVLKPTYPNVCGELVYYLITNEDNMQSLQARAEMSVSTYPSINPEDLLNINFILPSKEILLLANTIFQSHSELSDRKKKEIKLLRNMKELLLSKLATIEN